The Rhodocytophaga rosea genome has a segment encoding these proteins:
- a CDS encoding PQQ-dependent sugar dehydrogenase, translating to MRNSFYYFRRTVLLLLCLTVAFGLWSYMYKRADTPPQVPEENRFTKVVLAQKLDEPMELAVFKDGRVLFIERKGNVKLYNPTTEQVKVIAKIPVSTKYIFKDGNQSEAEDGLLGMALDPQYEKNNWIYLYYSPAGDEPKNILTRYEFRGDELVMDSKKVILEVPVQREQCCHTGGSIAFDGKGNLYVSTGDNTSPRSTGYAPLDERPERGPWDAQKSSGNTNDLRGKIIRIHPEADGTYTIPEGNLFPKGTPKTRPEIFTMGHRNPYRISVDKKTGFVYWGDVGPDSGVDSLNRGPQAVDEFNQAKKAGNFGWPYFVGNNKAYWDFDFATGKPGTQFDPAKPVNNSPNNTGLNELPPAQRAMVWYPATESILFPMLGTGGRSAMAGPVYYKEDFKNAKRPFPDYYNGKLFIYEWMRGWIMAVTLDADGNYLRMERFMPSYKFSNPIELEFGPEGDMYMLEYGTGWFQENDDARLVQIEYNGGNRKPIVQMSVDKNLGATPLSVQFSSEGTQDFDKDALTYEWKITDKSGAVVKTFTEASPAFTFDKPGVYQTALSVTDAQGEKTTAQTEIKAGNEAPTLSFEMGKGNKTFYFPNQSFTYAVKVNDKEDGSLENGKISPSQVVLTIDYLKEGFDQAEIAQGHRTADASVTFASGKKLMDASDCKSCHMLDKKSAGPSYISVAKKYKNDPEAVNKLATKVIQGGGGVWGDAVMTAHPQLSLSDAKDIIQYVLSLDAEKKPVVNLPLKGTYTTKVPENSGDQGVFIVRAAYTDKGANGVPPAKAEEVLVLRNPKVTAATADKTQGIQKFKIPGFPVEMVIVMGAGGHVGFSKTDLTNINQIEFTVAAPKDQLNSAGGTIEIRLDSPTGQLIGETSQIVTTDTPVMSTPPQQVKAKLNNVSGIHDVYYVFKNDKVKNQPLFVLYTVQYHNNPNGSAAAGE from the coding sequence ATGCGTAATTCTTTTTATTATTTCCGTAGGACTGTCTTGCTTCTGCTTTGCTTAACTGTAGCATTCGGTCTGTGGTCGTACATGTACAAACGGGCAGATACACCGCCACAGGTTCCGGAAGAAAACCGGTTTACCAAAGTAGTACTGGCCCAAAAACTGGATGAACCCATGGAACTGGCTGTTTTTAAAGATGGACGGGTGCTGTTTATCGAGCGCAAAGGCAATGTAAAACTATACAACCCTACAACGGAGCAGGTAAAAGTGATTGCCAAAATTCCGGTTAGCACCAAATACATTTTCAAAGATGGCAACCAGTCTGAAGCAGAAGATGGCTTACTGGGAATGGCTTTAGACCCTCAGTATGAGAAAAACAACTGGATCTACCTGTATTATTCGCCTGCCGGAGATGAGCCTAAAAATATTCTCACCCGCTACGAATTCCGGGGCGATGAACTGGTAATGGATTCTAAAAAGGTGATCTTAGAAGTGCCTGTGCAGCGGGAACAATGCTGCCATACCGGCGGATCTATTGCGTTTGATGGCAAAGGAAATCTATATGTTTCTACCGGCGATAATACCAGCCCCCGATCAACTGGCTATGCCCCTTTGGATGAACGTCCGGAAAGAGGACCCTGGGATGCACAAAAATCTTCCGGAAATACGAATGACCTGAGAGGCAAAATTATCCGTATTCATCCGGAAGCAGATGGCACCTATACCATTCCAGAAGGAAATCTTTTCCCGAAAGGCACGCCTAAAACCCGTCCTGAAATATTTACTATGGGTCACCGGAACCCTTACCGAATTTCTGTAGACAAAAAAACAGGATTTGTATACTGGGGCGATGTAGGTCCGGATTCTGGTGTAGATTCTTTGAACAGAGGACCCCAGGCGGTGGATGAATTTAACCAGGCTAAAAAAGCTGGTAACTTTGGCTGGCCGTATTTTGTGGGAAATAACAAAGCCTACTGGGATTTTGATTTTGCTACCGGCAAACCAGGTACGCAGTTCGATCCGGCCAAACCAGTCAATAACTCCCCTAATAATACCGGACTAAATGAACTGCCTCCGGCCCAGAGAGCGATGGTATGGTATCCGGCTACTGAATCTATTCTTTTTCCAATGCTGGGAACCGGTGGCAGAAGTGCCATGGCCGGACCTGTGTATTATAAAGAAGATTTTAAGAATGCGAAACGTCCTTTCCCGGATTATTACAATGGAAAATTATTCATTTATGAATGGATGAGAGGATGGATTATGGCTGTTACGCTGGATGCAGATGGCAATTATCTGCGCATGGAGCGTTTTATGCCCAGCTACAAGTTTAGTAACCCTATTGAACTGGAGTTTGGCCCGGAAGGAGATATGTACATGCTGGAATATGGCACCGGCTGGTTCCAGGAAAATGATGATGCCAGGCTCGTACAGATTGAATACAATGGCGGAAACCGCAAACCCATTGTGCAGATGTCTGTAGACAAAAACTTAGGAGCTACCCCACTATCCGTTCAGTTCTCTTCCGAAGGTACCCAGGATTTTGACAAAGATGCCCTTACATACGAATGGAAAATTACAGACAAGAGTGGAGCGGTGGTTAAAACTTTCACGGAGGCTAGCCCTGCCTTTACTTTCGATAAACCAGGCGTTTACCAAACGGCACTCTCGGTAACAGATGCACAGGGAGAAAAAACGACTGCTCAGACTGAGATCAAAGCCGGAAACGAAGCGCCTACTTTATCTTTTGAAATGGGAAAGGGTAATAAAACCTTTTACTTCCCCAACCAATCTTTTACCTATGCAGTAAAGGTGAACGACAAAGAAGATGGCAGCTTGGAAAATGGCAAAATCTCTCCATCACAGGTAGTGCTCACCATAGATTACCTGAAAGAAGGTTTCGATCAGGCAGAAATTGCCCAGGGACACCGCACGGCAGATGCTTCTGTAACCTTTGCTTCTGGCAAAAAACTCATGGATGCCAGCGATTGTAAATCCTGCCACATGCTGGATAAAAAATCTGCCGGACCCAGCTATATATCGGTGGCAAAAAAATACAAAAATGATCCGGAGGCAGTAAATAAACTAGCTACTAAGGTAATACAAGGCGGCGGTGGTGTGTGGGGCGATGCCGTGATGACAGCCCATCCGCAACTTTCTCTCAGCGATGCCAAAGATATTATTCAATATGTACTGAGCCTGGATGCAGAGAAAAAACCAGTAGTGAATCTGCCCTTGAAAGGCACGTATACAACCAAAGTACCTGAAAATTCCGGTGACCAGGGTGTATTTATTGTAAGAGCCGCCTATACTGATAAAGGTGCCAATGGCGTACCACCAGCCAAAGCGGAAGAAGTACTGGTATTGCGTAATCCGAAAGTTACAGCCGCTACGGCAGATAAAACACAAGGCATTCAGAAATTTAAGATCCCTGGTTTCCCTGTCGAGATGGTCATTGTGATGGGTGCAGGCGGACATGTTGGCTTCTCTAAAACTGACCTGACGAATATCAATCAGATTGAGTTTACCGTAGCAGCGCCGAAAGACCAGCTTAATTCTGCCGGTGGAACCATAGAAATCCGCTTGGATTCCCCAACCGGCCAGCTGATCGGGGAAACCTCCCAGATTGTTACCAC
- a CDS encoding NUDIX hydrolase produces the protein MNAPTSIKEFFESGYRQFLPHVSIDCAIFGFHDNQLKVLLLKMKNVAGWCLPGGFIHWTEPANEAAQRILQERTGISQVFLQQFYTFGEPERNKEPNLKDLIDSLNIEHTEDNWLFHRTISIGYYALVEFSKVIPTVDLLSDECCWWDMHELPKLLFDHSLMIGQALQTLRMQLNFHPVGYNLLPEKFTMPELQKLYETILDRPLDRRNFQKKMLSLGILERLEERKSVGPHKSPYYYRFDKQKYDQALQAGISFGF, from the coding sequence ATGAATGCTCCAACATCTATAAAAGAGTTTTTCGAGAGTGGCTACCGGCAGTTCCTGCCACATGTTTCCATTGATTGCGCCATTTTTGGTTTTCATGACAACCAGCTGAAAGTATTGTTATTAAAGATGAAAAATGTAGCAGGCTGGTGTTTACCCGGAGGTTTTATTCATTGGACAGAACCGGCCAATGAAGCTGCCCAGCGGATCCTGCAGGAACGGACTGGCATTAGCCAGGTATTTTTGCAGCAGTTCTACACGTTTGGTGAACCTGAGCGGAATAAAGAACCTAATTTAAAAGATTTAATAGATAGTCTTAACATTGAACATACTGAAGATAACTGGTTATTTCACAGAACCATATCCATAGGATATTATGCCCTGGTTGAGTTTTCAAAGGTGATTCCAACGGTTGACCTGCTTTCAGACGAGTGTTGCTGGTGGGATATGCATGAACTTCCAAAACTGCTGTTTGACCATAGCCTAATGATCGGACAAGCACTTCAGACACTTCGCATGCAGCTGAATTTCCACCCGGTAGGCTATAACCTGTTGCCGGAAAAATTTACAATGCCTGAGCTGCAGAAACTCTACGAAACCATTCTCGACCGCCCCTTAGACCGGCGCAACTTCCAGAAGAAGATGCTGTCTCTGGGTATTCTGGAACGTCTGGAAGAACGCAAGAGTGTAGGTCCGCACAAATCTCCCTACTACTACCGCTTCGATAAACAAAAATATGATCAGGCTTTACAGGCCGGAATTTCCTTCGGATTTTAG
- a CDS encoding glucoamylase family protein gives MKSLSILIICLFLTCQTFAQFSAAQLPKKLTDEELLELVQKQTFRYFWEFGHPVSGMARERSNESFDYGGEVVTTGGTGFGLMAIIVAAERKWITREQASERVLKIVNFLWKADLFHGVFPHWLNGETGKVIRFSLKDDGGDLVETSFLFQGLICARQYFTGDSPAEKELRNKILWLWEAVEWNWHTQNNQNVLYWHWSPNNGWSMNHQIRGWNECLITYVLAASSPRFAIEPNVYHQGWTASTHFKNEKEYLGIKLPLGFEYGGPLFFTHYSFLGLDPRGLKDNYADYWQQNLNHTLINRQYCITNPKKYKGYGKNNWGLTASDSHVGYAAHSPSEDLGVITPTAALSAFPYTPEHSMEALKHFYFDLGDKLWSEYGFIDAFSEQNNWYANSHLAIDQGPIIVMIENYRTGLLWKLFMSSPDIKRGLDKLGFTYSGKTEKK, from the coding sequence ATGAAATCTCTATCAATACTCATTATTTGCCTGTTTCTTACCTGCCAGACTTTCGCACAATTCTCAGCGGCACAGCTGCCAAAGAAACTCACAGATGAGGAATTACTGGAACTGGTACAAAAGCAAACCTTCCGGTATTTCTGGGAGTTTGGCCATCCGGTAAGTGGTATGGCCAGAGAGCGCAGCAATGAGTCCTTCGATTATGGCGGAGAAGTGGTAACCACTGGCGGAACTGGCTTTGGCCTGATGGCGATTATAGTAGCGGCTGAACGCAAATGGATTACCAGAGAGCAAGCTTCCGAACGGGTATTAAAGATTGTCAATTTCCTCTGGAAAGCAGACTTGTTTCATGGTGTATTTCCGCACTGGCTCAATGGGGAAACTGGTAAAGTGATCCGTTTCAGCTTGAAAGATGATGGGGGAGACCTGGTGGAAACTTCTTTTTTGTTTCAGGGACTCATTTGCGCCAGGCAGTATTTCACTGGGGATTCGCCCGCAGAAAAAGAATTACGTAATAAAATACTCTGGCTCTGGGAAGCTGTAGAATGGAACTGGCATACGCAAAACAACCAGAATGTACTCTACTGGCACTGGAGCCCGAATAATGGCTGGAGCATGAACCACCAGATCCGTGGCTGGAATGAATGTTTGATCACCTATGTGCTGGCGGCTTCTTCCCCCAGGTTTGCCATTGAACCCAATGTCTATCACCAGGGCTGGACAGCCAGTACACACTTTAAAAATGAAAAAGAATACCTCGGCATTAAACTTCCTTTGGGTTTTGAATACGGCGGCCCCCTGTTTTTTACGCACTACTCTTTCCTCGGACTGGACCCCAGAGGATTGAAAGACAACTATGCTGATTACTGGCAACAGAACCTGAATCACACCCTGATCAACCGGCAATATTGTATCACGAATCCTAAAAAATATAAGGGCTATGGCAAAAACAACTGGGGGCTTACGGCCAGCGACAGCCATGTGGGATATGCAGCGCACTCACCTTCTGAAGACCTGGGTGTGATTACGCCTACTGCCGCATTATCTGCTTTTCCGTATACGCCGGAACATTCCATGGAAGCTTTGAAACATTTTTATTTCGATCTGGGCGATAAACTCTGGTCTGAGTATGGATTTATTGATGCTTTCAGCGAACAGAATAACTGGTATGCCAACTCGCACTTAGCCATAGATCAGGGACCTATCATCGTGATGATTGAAAATTACCGTACCGGTTTGCTATGGAAATTGTTTATGAGTTCGCCGGATATTAAGCGTGGTTTGGACAAACTGGGTTTTACTTATTCTGGAAAGACAGAAAAGAAATAA
- a CDS encoding polysaccharide deacetylase family protein, translating into MKRVIFLLLLVMGIHYPSESQVLKKKIPDKLVVLTFDDAPVTHYTYVAPLLKEYGFGATFYVCEFPPNYADTTKYMSWKQMQALGKMGFEVANHTHTHAPVGNLSQEEIIRQLTYIEDKCDSLEIGKPVTFAYPGYSLSPLVLETLQEKGYLFARAGGSRAYNPETDHPYLIPSWATNEKNTTQIMEALRQATNGQVVVLTIHGVPDYEHPWVTTLPEQFKAYLQYLKDNHYKVISLKELQEYIDIKNALKKIKPDYKKKLNN; encoded by the coding sequence ATGAAAAGAGTTATTTTCCTGCTGCTGCTAGTAATGGGTATTCATTACCCAAGTGAATCGCAGGTACTCAAAAAGAAAATTCCGGATAAGCTGGTTGTGCTTACTTTCGACGATGCACCCGTAACCCATTATACGTATGTTGCACCTTTACTCAAAGAATATGGGTTTGGTGCCACATTTTATGTATGTGAGTTCCCTCCTAACTATGCCGATACCACCAAATACATGTCCTGGAAACAAATGCAGGCGTTAGGCAAGATGGGTTTTGAAGTAGCCAATCATACGCATACCCATGCGCCAGTAGGAAACCTTTCTCAAGAAGAAATCATCCGGCAACTGACCTACATCGAAGATAAATGCGATTCCTTAGAGATTGGCAAACCAGTAACATTCGCTTATCCGGGGTATAGTTTAAGTCCGCTGGTGCTGGAAACCCTGCAGGAAAAAGGATATTTGTTTGCCCGTGCCGGAGGCAGCCGTGCCTACAATCCTGAAACAGATCATCCCTACCTCATTCCCAGCTGGGCAACCAATGAGAAAAATACTACTCAAATCATGGAAGCACTCAGGCAGGCCACAAATGGACAAGTTGTGGTGCTTACCATTCATGGGGTGCCAGATTATGAACATCCCTGGGTTACTACCCTTCCCGAACAGTTCAAAGCCTATCTGCAATATTTAAAGGACAATCACTATAAAGTAATCTCTTTGAAAGAACTTCAGGAATATATAGATATTAAAAATGCGCTGAAGAAAATCAAACCAGATTATAAGAAAAAACTCAATAATTAA
- a CDS encoding 3-ketoacyl-ACP reductase — MESLKGKTALITGAGKGIGRAIALALAGEGVHTGLLARTATDLEKLATEIQGLGVKTSVATADIADMEAVNAAVAQVQKDLGPIDILVNNAGIAAFGGFLQLEPAQWEQIVKVNVFGVYYITRAVLPQMIERKTGDIINISSTAGQRGSAQTSAYSASKFALIGLSESLMQEVRKHNIRVTSLTPSTVATELATSLKLTDGNPEKVMQPEDFAELIIAQLKLNRRVFVKEAGIWSTNP; from the coding sequence ATGGAATCATTGAAAGGTAAAACAGCACTTATTACCGGGGCAGGAAAAGGGATAGGACGGGCAATCGCCCTGGCTTTAGCCGGAGAAGGGGTTCATACCGGTTTACTGGCCAGAACAGCTACTGACTTAGAAAAGCTTGCCACAGAGATACAAGGCTTAGGCGTAAAAACTTCGGTTGCTACAGCAGATATAGCAGACATGGAAGCAGTAAATGCAGCTGTGGCCCAGGTACAAAAAGACTTAGGACCGATTGATATATTAGTAAATAATGCCGGTATAGCAGCTTTCGGAGGTTTTTTACAGCTGGAGCCTGCTCAGTGGGAGCAAATTGTGAAAGTAAATGTATTCGGCGTGTACTATATAACCAGGGCTGTACTTCCGCAGATGATCGAACGGAAAACGGGAGATATTATTAACATTTCGTCTACCGCCGGACAAAGAGGCTCGGCCCAGACGAGTGCTTATAGTGCTTCCAAGTTTGCTTTGATAGGGCTTTCTGAGTCGTTGATGCAGGAAGTGCGGAAACATAATATCCGGGTTACGTCCTTGACACCCAGTACCGTAGCTACGGAGCTTGCTACCAGCCTGAAGTTAACTGATGGCAATCCTGAAAAAGTAATGCAACCCGAAGATTTTGCCGAACTCATTATTGCCCAATTAAAGCTCAACCGCCGGGTGTTTGTAAAGGAAGCCGGAATATGGTCTACCAATCCCTGA
- a CDS encoding SDR family NAD(P)-dependent oxidoreductase: MPNNQKYALITGATSGIGYELAKLFAQDQYNLVIVARNQEELDETASQLSHQSGIEVITIAKDLFRKEAPLEVYEEVKARGIQVNVLVNDAGQGQYGEFIENDLNRELDIIQLNIVAYVVLTKCFLKDMVARNEGKILNVSSIAGEVPGPLQAVYHATKAFVTSFTEAIRNEVKDTQVTITALLPGATETDFFNKADMEDAKLVREGNLGDPAKVAKDGYEALMSGKDKVVSGLLNKVQVAISNVIPDNIVAENMRKQMEPSDKSSTEK; the protein is encoded by the coding sequence ATGCCAAACAATCAAAAATATGCACTCATTACGGGTGCTACCAGTGGCATTGGCTATGAATTAGCCAAACTATTTGCCCAGGACCAGTATAATTTAGTAATAGTAGCGCGCAATCAGGAAGAATTAGATGAAACTGCTTCTCAACTCAGCCACCAGTCTGGCATTGAAGTGATTACCATTGCCAAAGATTTGTTCAGAAAAGAAGCGCCCCTGGAAGTATATGAAGAAGTAAAAGCCAGAGGAATTCAGGTGAATGTATTAGTAAATGATGCCGGACAAGGACAATACGGAGAGTTTATAGAAAATGACCTCAACCGCGAACTGGATATTATTCAGCTGAACATTGTAGCCTATGTCGTACTCACCAAATGTTTCCTCAAAGATATGGTAGCCCGCAACGAAGGGAAAATCCTGAATGTATCATCCATAGCTGGTGAAGTCCCTGGACCTTTACAGGCTGTTTACCATGCCACCAAGGCATTTGTTACTTCCTTTACAGAAGCTATCCGCAATGAAGTGAAAGATACACAAGTTACCATTACTGCCTTGCTTCCAGGGGCTACAGAAACCGATTTTTTCAACAAAGCAGATATGGAAGATGCCAAACTGGTACGGGAAGGAAACCTGGGAGATCCGGCTAAAGTAGCCAAAGATGGATATGAGGCTCTTATGTCAGGCAAAGACAAAGTAGTATCTGGCTTACTAAATAAAGTGCAGGTAGCCATTAGCAATGTAATCCCGGATAATATTGTTGCTGAGAATATGCGCAAGCAGATGGAACCCAGCGACAAAAGCAGTACTGAAAAATAA
- a CDS encoding DUF6438 domain-containing protein → MKYSILFLVFILFSCQEPEPSTNNLLLGDWIRLTEEQLTNKYDTIWLSEDSFEIPIPPSLPPPPQSLASLQQPFGFGIYPDSLDYFKGFVEITPNRSEERYTAKYLGNFTQYTLNYDTLRLFHKVNDTFQTFLIKKLVPDTLVLLYNDSIPLTFRKLHSQPDSLPNFDRIIFSTSCYMCPIESTSIHSNGEILFYEDRNNGKQGFYRGKLSKEFTAYLFHKYNKADPKNLQTSYYPDYITSHPTINTTSFMKEESIYKTVVDSEMSAPPHLVWAFIPAYFAYQTTNIEKITEESLPFYQHLRFFDFIKTDSILDMKQTEAFLLWQELGTAKPTNVNFSPTYHVSFNDLFDIDESKDREVTIINTDGRFYEFMSNNNTLIKLDLGYNFIDRNIKRKIRALKEWEK, encoded by the coding sequence ATGAAATACAGCATTCTATTCTTGGTTTTCATTTTGTTTTCTTGCCAGGAACCTGAGCCTTCTACTAATAATTTGCTTTTAGGAGACTGGATAAGACTGACTGAAGAACAACTAACGAATAAATATGATACCATCTGGCTTTCAGAAGACAGTTTTGAAATACCTATACCACCATCTCTTCCTCCTCCTCCACAATCATTAGCCAGTTTACAGCAACCTTTTGGCTTTGGTATTTACCCGGATAGCTTAGATTATTTTAAAGGCTTTGTTGAAATAACTCCTAACCGTTCAGAAGAAAGGTATACAGCAAAGTATCTGGGTAACTTCACTCAGTATACACTTAATTATGATACGCTTAGGCTATTTCATAAGGTAAATGATACTTTTCAAACTTTTCTTATCAAGAAATTAGTACCAGATACCTTAGTTCTGTTATATAACGATAGTATCCCATTAACTTTTCGCAAACTGCATTCTCAGCCGGATAGCTTACCAAACTTCGATAGGATTATTTTCTCTACTTCCTGTTATATGTGTCCAATCGAGAGTACGAGTATTCATTCAAATGGAGAAATATTATTCTATGAAGATAGAAATAATGGGAAACAAGGCTTTTACCGGGGTAAATTATCTAAAGAGTTCACAGCCTATCTTTTTCATAAATATAATAAAGCAGACCCAAAGAATCTACAGACTTCCTATTACCCGGATTATATAACCAGCCATCCAACCATCAATACGACCAGTTTTATGAAAGAAGAAAGTATTTATAAAACTGTTGTAGATAGCGAAATGTCTGCTCCTCCCCATTTAGTATGGGCATTTATTCCTGCTTACTTTGCTTACCAAACGACCAACATAGAGAAAATAACTGAGGAAAGTTTGCCCTTTTACCAGCACTTACGCTTTTTTGACTTTATTAAAACAGATTCCATCTTAGATATGAAGCAAACAGAAGCTTTTCTGTTATGGCAGGAATTAGGTACTGCTAAACCAACGAATGTAAATTTCTCCCCGACGTATCATGTATCTTTTAATGACTTATTTGATATAGACGAAAGCAAGGACAGGGAAGTTACTATTATCAATACCGATGGCAGGTTCTACGAGTTTATGAGTAACAATAATACTTTGATCAAACTAGACTTAGGTTATAATTTTATTGATAGAAACATTAAAAGAAAAATCAGAGCTTTAAAAGAGTGGGAAAAATAA
- a CDS encoding energy transducer TonB, whose translation MKTSLLHSCCIILLLLSGPLCYGQFLQKGFLFEGMGPSESEIDSFPVYPGGDEALEEYLYTHLKEASKGVNQSLLTLSTYRAVVQFQVDEMGNVNKQRVRIRESTPDMAILDEKVKEMIKSMPQWSPCIIGNTATPQKVGLIITYDANKSQFDFK comes from the coding sequence ATGAAAACTTCTTTGTTACATTCTTGTTGTATCATCCTTTTGTTACTGTCTGGACCGCTTTGTTATGGACAATTTCTGCAAAAAGGCTTTTTATTTGAAGGAATGGGACCTTCTGAATCTGAAATAGATTCATTCCCTGTATATCCCGGAGGAGATGAAGCTTTAGAAGAATATCTTTATACCCATTTAAAAGAAGCATCCAAAGGTGTAAATCAAAGTCTTCTTACTCTTTCTACTTATAGAGCGGTTGTTCAATTTCAAGTGGATGAAATGGGAAATGTGAACAAGCAAAGAGTCAGGATACGTGAAAGCACACCAGATATGGCAATCTTGGATGAAAAGGTAAAAGAAATGATCAAAAGTATGCCTCAGTGGAGTCCCTGTATCATAGGCAACACAGCTACACCGCAAAAAGTAGGACTAATCATCACCTATGATGCAAACAAGTCTCAATTTGATTTTAAGTAG
- the truA gene encoding tRNA pseudouridine(38-40) synthase TruA, producing the protein MRYFIEIAYKGTKYHGWQIQANAYTVQEAFNRALSTLLKEDAATIGSGRTDTGVHASQQYIHVDTSKPLQTHPHLYQLNALLPADIVAKNIIPVAAKAHARFDAISRSYEYRISLQKNPFLKDMSYLYTKPLDVAAMNEAAGILLRYEDFTCFSRVKTDVNHFLCTIHEACWKNSGDLLIFYIRANRFLRGMVRAIVGTLMEVGLHRLSLEGFEQVLLSKNRSAAGRSVPPDGLFLTSVVYDERIFERNDKGE; encoded by the coding sequence GTGCGCTATTTCATTGAGATTGCCTACAAAGGAACCAAATACCATGGCTGGCAGATACAAGCCAATGCCTATACTGTACAGGAAGCTTTTAACCGGGCACTAAGTACGTTATTGAAAGAAGATGCAGCAACCATTGGCAGTGGCCGTACAGATACGGGAGTTCATGCCAGCCAGCAGTATATACATGTGGATACAAGCAAGCCTTTACAAACCCATCCGCATCTGTATCAGTTGAATGCGCTTTTACCGGCAGATATTGTAGCGAAAAATATTATTCCAGTCGCAGCAAAGGCACATGCCCGTTTTGATGCCATTTCCCGGAGTTATGAGTACAGAATCAGCCTTCAGAAAAATCCTTTTCTGAAAGATATGTCTTACCTGTATACCAAGCCTCTGGATGTGGCCGCCATGAATGAGGCTGCAGGAATATTACTCAGATACGAAGATTTTACTTGTTTCAGCCGGGTAAAAACAGATGTAAATCATTTTCTTTGCACCATTCATGAAGCTTGCTGGAAAAATTCCGGTGACCTCCTCATTTTTTACATCCGGGCTAATCGTTTTTTACGAGGAATGGTGAGGGCCATTGTAGGCACATTGATGGAAGTAGGTTTACATAGATTATCGCTGGAAGGTTTTGAACAGGTACTTTTGAGCAAAAACCGCAGTGCCGCCGGAAGGTCTGTGCCGCCAGATGGCTTATTTCTGACAAGTGTTGTGTATGATGAGCGGATATTTGAGCGGAACGACAAGGGAGAATAG